In one Arenibacter antarcticus genomic region, the following are encoded:
- a CDS encoding alpha/beta hydrolase has protein sequence MKFFRKKNSRWSVAIVALLLLTCMYLLISFLSTSHSISVTNYYEYDKAIPLNDTLAPLQDTSDFYLYHLQYTSVHNKIVTGLLSIPKIGKAPYPVIILMHGLGDHKAVDYVAYGNSLFTKNGYAVLRLDMNDHGERKGDFYDFDLTGPHKYWTREIIAQTVFDLRRAVDFIETQNNLDAYRIGYYGISLGGITGTIFCGLEDRVKVPIVALAGGQLNLLYGKGGLSREAKEFTSIIEPLNFVKQIAPRPFLMLNAKNDEVVPPMMSKLLFKGARQPKEIIWYNAKHRDAPLDSIYGDGLNWFNEYL, from the coding sequence ATGAAATTCTTTAGAAAAAAAAACAGTCGTTGGTCGGTTGCAATAGTTGCTTTACTATTGTTGACCTGCATGTATCTGTTGATATCCTTTCTTAGTACCAGCCATAGTATTTCGGTAACCAACTATTATGAATATGACAAGGCAATCCCCTTAAATGACACGCTGGCACCCTTGCAGGATACTTCTGATTTTTATCTGTACCACCTACAGTACACCAGTGTACACAACAAGATTGTAACCGGACTATTGAGTATACCCAAAATTGGAAAGGCTCCCTATCCAGTAATAATTTTAATGCACGGACTTGGCGACCATAAGGCGGTAGATTATGTAGCCTATGGCAATTCTCTTTTTACTAAAAATGGATATGCTGTCTTGCGGTTAGATATGAACGACCACGGGGAAAGAAAAGGGGATTTTTATGATTTCGATCTTACTGGGCCACACAAATATTGGACTAGGGAAATTATTGCCCAGACTGTTTTTGACCTAAGACGTGCCGTAGATTTTATAGAGACCCAAAATAATCTAGATGCCTATAGAATAGGGTATTATGGTATTAGCCTTGGGGGAATAACGGGCACAATATTCTGCGGGTTGGAAGACAGAGTAAAAGTTCCAATTGTAGCATTGGCAGGGGGACAATTAAATCTACTTTATGGAAAGGGCGGTCTATCGCGGGAGGCAAAAGAATTTACCAGTATTATTGAACCTTTAAATTTTGTAAAGCAGATAGCCCCACGTCCCTTTTTAATGTTAAACGCCAAAAATGACGAGGTAGTTCCGCCAATGATGTCCAAATTACTTTTTAAAGGCGCGAGGCAACCAAAAGAAATAATATGGTACAATGCCAAACATAGGGACGCTCCTTTAGACAGTATCTATGGCGATGGCCTCAATTGGTTTAACGAATATTTATAA
- a CDS encoding PhoPQ-activated pathogenicity-related family protein: MKKYLFLFLLMSLTLVSACKEGPTKLADNKDISDPITPETALKSYLHNNDSHFKWEIKDTYKIGESTVYDLLLTSQKWREFIWTHQLSIMVPKEVTHNGALLFISGGSIKDGSPNWSSNLGDKRALSFNHIAEKNQAIVAILKQVPNQPLYDGLVEDELISYTLHNYKNDKDLTWPLLFPMVKSAVSAMDAVQEFSSKELKQQITRFTISGASKRGWTTWLTGANDKRVTAIAPMVIDVLNMPVSLDYHITAWNEYSDQINDYIKLEIPQTVRSAEGNAITQMVDPYSYRDKLTMPKLIFIGTNDEYWPVDAVKNYIDDIPGENYLHYVPNAGHDLAGGEQALKALSAFWGKLLNEKPQPPLSYKINSDKESATLTVTTTSKELQNAYLWSADSEDRDFRDEEWTPIKIEIKNPKDIFYHIQFPKNGFKAFYIDLEFSDPNGGLYTKSTRMYVTDTDEIL; encoded by the coding sequence ATGAAAAAATACCTATTCCTATTTCTATTGATGTCCTTAACACTGGTTTCTGCCTGTAAGGAAGGTCCAACCAAATTGGCAGACAACAAGGACATCTCAGATCCAATAACACCCGAAACCGCTTTAAAAAGTTATTTACACAATAACGACTCCCATTTTAAATGGGAAATTAAAGACACCTATAAGATTGGCGAATCTACAGTTTACGATCTTCTTCTGACCTCCCAAAAGTGGCGCGAATTTATCTGGACTCATCAGTTATCAATAATGGTGCCTAAGGAGGTGACCCACAATGGAGCCTTATTGTTTATTTCCGGTGGGAGTATAAAAGACGGTTCTCCCAATTGGTCGTCAAATCTAGGGGATAAAAGAGCCCTAAGTTTTAACCATATTGCAGAAAAGAACCAAGCAATTGTAGCCATCCTAAAACAAGTTCCCAATCAACCACTTTATGATGGTTTGGTAGAGGACGAACTAATATCCTATACCCTACACAATTACAAGAATGACAAGGATCTTACTTGGCCTTTGCTTTTCCCAATGGTAAAGAGCGCTGTTAGCGCCATGGATGCGGTACAGGAGTTTAGCAGTAAAGAATTAAAACAACAAATAACCCGTTTTACCATATCGGGAGCCTCCAAAAGAGGTTGGACCACGTGGTTGACTGGTGCCAATGACAAAAGGGTAACCGCTATTGCCCCCATGGTCATCGATGTACTTAATATGCCCGTGAGCCTAGATTATCATATTACCGCATGGAACGAATACAGTGATCAGATCAACGATTATATAAAGCTAGAAATTCCCCAAACCGTACGTTCTGCAGAGGGTAATGCCATTACTCAAATGGTGGACCCCTACTCCTATAGGGACAAACTCACTATGCCCAAATTGATATTTATTGGCACCAATGACGAGTATTGGCCCGTAGATGCCGTTAAAAACTATATAGATGATATCCCCGGCGAAAATTATCTTCATTATGTTCCTAATGCAGGCCATGATCTTGCTGGGGGAGAACAAGCCTTGAAAGCATTGAGTGCGTTTTGGGGAAAATTATTAAATGAAAAACCCCAACCTCCATTATCCTATAAAATAAACTCTGATAAGGAATCAGCCACTTTAACCGTAACCACAACCTCCAAGGAACTACAAAATGCGTATTTGTGGTCTGCAGATTCCGAAGATCGCGATTTTAGGGATGAAGAATGGACCCCCATTAAAATTGAAATAAAAAACCCAAAGGATATTTTCTACCATATCCAATTTCCGAAAAACGGATTTAAGGCATTTTATATCGATTTGGAATTCAGCGACCCAAATGGTGGTCTATACACCAAGAGCACTAGGATGTACGTAACGGATACCGATGAAATTCTTTAG
- a CDS encoding PKD domain-containing protein, with product MIQKNLILLYGILFSIMLSLSSCSSDDSSGLEDIPLTVDVFQSTVGKKVAFQGLTNNATSWLWDFGDGSTSTEKNPVHVFSDGGYYSGKLTATSSDGSSVSKEFNLAVDLTPYILLTGGPTATSGKTWRISSAHSAGDYFANSNAGLTPFNAAPNPLPAGILGGGLGLSEVYQDEYTFNFNGDYSMDLKDGAALSGLVYQFLTTGGAGIKNPSSNQDFGLCTGLFAPEPNATFTYKENADLTVSSVYGPGGALTYNGVSTLEFSGTMFFGLLDYERKVIIKEVKDNSLKAIMFISASPDYAPLSTHALVLTFEAVK from the coding sequence ATGATTCAAAAAAATCTAATACTGTTGTATGGAATTTTATTTTCGATCATGCTATCATTGTCTTCTTGTAGCTCAGATGATAGCAGTGGTTTGGAAGATATTCCTCTTACCGTAGATGTTTTTCAGAGTACCGTTGGAAAGAAAGTAGCCTTCCAGGGGTTGACCAATAACGCGACCTCATGGCTGTGGGATTTTGGTGATGGGTCTACCAGTACGGAAAAGAACCCGGTTCATGTCTTCTCTGATGGAGGATATTATTCTGGGAAGTTGACCGCAACATCTTCAGATGGAAGTTCTGTGAGTAAGGAATTTAATTTGGCGGTGGATTTAACGCCTTATATATTACTTACAGGTGGCCCTACAGCTACCAGTGGTAAAACTTGGAGAATTTCAAGCGCCCATTCTGCTGGGGATTATTTCGCCAATTCAAATGCAGGTTTGACCCCTTTTAATGCAGCTCCAAACCCTCTTCCAGCGGGTATATTAGGAGGTGGGTTAGGACTGAGCGAAGTGTATCAGGATGAGTATACCTTTAATTTTAATGGGGATTATTCGATGGATTTAAAGGATGGGGCCGCATTAAGTGGTTTGGTCTATCAGTTTTTGACAACTGGCGGTGCGGGAATAAAAAACCCCAGTAGTAATCAAGATTTTGGTTTGTGTACTGGCTTATTTGCCCCAGAGCCCAATGCTACTTTTACTTATAAGGAAAATGCTGATTTAACTGTATCATCTGTATATGGGCCTGGAGGGGCTTTGACTTATAACGGAGTAAGTACCTTGGAGTTTTCGGGGACCATGTTTTTTGGATTGTTAGATTACGAGCGAAAGGTGATTATTAAGGAAGTTAAGGATAATTCATTGAAAGCAATCATGTTTATATCTGCTTCTCCGGATTATGCGCCACTCAGTACCCATGCACTTGTACTTACTTTTGAGGCTGTGAAATAA
- a CDS encoding SusC/RagA family TonB-linked outer membrane protein translates to MNNYINYIKPIVQQMCLLLLLFCTALLSAQSGQHTVTGNVTSLEDGMPLPGVSIVLKGTTQGVSSDFDGNYSINIPNGNGVLVFTSLGFEVQETAVNGRTSINIAMAPSAEALDEVVVTALGIKREDKSLGYSVENVAGEELTRVAQENVLNSLSGKVAGVTLNSTGGTGSSVSMVIRGAISLSSDNQPLFVIDGVPISNSLNNIGGFGDRNAVDYGNAISDLDPNSIEDVTILKGPSAAALYGSRAGNGVVLITTKKAKNKEKMKVSFSSSTVFDVPYKFLNQNTRFASGQFSYSPESQGGSYLMPDISFGGVGGPELDKGYYAVQWRAPLDANGVPIPTELRSYPNNVKNFVQTGITTNNSLSVTNSTDVMNYRMGVTNMSNTGLVPNSDVNRNSFSLSASSNMDHKLILSTNVNVVHSYADNRPASNRGANPLQYAYSTPSNIDLGILRDYDLPGTDVLTILPGYDNPYFLANEINNSYSRFRIFGNVALDWVVSPAFKLRTSYNMNSFNQTQETKMAPGYSRETNNGTYGIAKSEGLETNIDVLATYTKDFGNFDFSLSGGGNLMYQKNTGLSNSAFSGVGLIVPNLFTVKNIAPTALNYSSFFSERGINSVYALANFGFWDMLYLDVGARNDWASTLPIDNRSYFYPSASLSFLLSEVVDIPKVDLFKLRGGWARAGNDTSPYQLGAYYNNAGVWDNAVLYSASGGLSTPTLEPEEATSKEFGVDLTMFNNRFRFEGTYYTVENRNQIVPNITIPGSSGYSSVSINAGALESKGWELSLGVTPIRTENFNWDLNFNFTKNESKILELSDGVDYIEFWSENKSKSRGYVANPATGEDGLLGNIYSLEKLRVTDANSPYFGYPLIDPDEGEWLPQEELVKVGNYNPDFILGLQSSFSYKNFTLNMTFDWRSGGQYMSQTSRYMTEDGFGGQLLEMVNPGIAQPGPELKQWVLDNAGEFIFSEDLRSIGGTPGNGGLPESFGGSVVYDGVFDAGVIGTYDGNGNFVLVSENLGNVGTLFMPFSYSHPWAFGTQHMFDADYIKLREVSIGYDLPKKLLSRTGLDNVSVSVYSRNIMLWTKDSAFGIDPERAFQAETGKDKRGTQFKQGVERYNVDPWVVPVGFKIGITF, encoded by the coding sequence ATGAACAATTACATAAATTATATAAAACCGATAGTTCAACAAATGTGTTTGCTGCTGCTGTTATTTTGCACGGCCTTGCTATCGGCGCAATCAGGGCAACATACAGTTACGGGTAATGTTACGTCTTTAGAAGACGGTATGCCATTACCTGGTGTAAGTATCGTACTAAAAGGAACCACCCAAGGAGTGTCTTCTGATTTTGATGGTAATTATAGTATTAACATACCCAATGGGAATGGTGTTTTAGTCTTTACTTCTTTGGGATTTGAGGTACAGGAAACTGCCGTTAATGGTAGGACTTCCATTAACATTGCTATGGCTCCAAGTGCAGAAGCCTTGGATGAGGTAGTGGTGACCGCTTTAGGTATCAAAAGGGAAGATAAGTCTTTGGGGTATTCTGTTGAAAATGTAGCAGGGGAGGAACTGACCCGAGTAGCTCAGGAGAATGTATTGAATTCCCTGTCAGGAAAGGTGGCCGGTGTTACCCTTAATTCTACGGGAGGCACAGGTTCTTCTGTAAGTATGGTAATTCGTGGAGCCATTTCCTTGAGTTCGGACAATCAGCCACTCTTTGTAATCGATGGGGTTCCCATATCCAATTCCCTAAATAATATTGGTGGATTTGGAGATAGGAATGCTGTGGATTACGGAAACGCTATTTCGGATTTGGACCCCAATAGTATTGAAGATGTCACTATTTTAAAAGGACCCAGTGCTGCAGCGCTTTATGGTTCTCGGGCTGGTAACGGGGTGGTATTGATTACCACTAAAAAGGCTAAGAATAAGGAGAAAATGAAGGTTTCCTTTTCGTCGAGTACCGTTTTTGATGTACCCTATAAATTTTTAAATCAGAACACTAGGTTTGCCTCTGGTCAATTTTCGTATTCCCCAGAATCTCAAGGGGGTAGTTATTTAATGCCAGATATTTCGTTTGGTGGTGTCGGCGGTCCGGAATTGGATAAGGGGTATTATGCCGTGCAATGGAGGGCGCCTTTGGATGCCAACGGAGTTCCCATACCCACCGAATTAAGGTCTTATCCCAATAACGTTAAAAATTTTGTGCAAACAGGGATAACTACCAATAATAGTCTTTCGGTTACGAATAGCACGGATGTCATGAACTATAGAATGGGGGTAACTAATATGTCCAATACGGGTTTGGTTCCCAATTCTGACGTAAATAGAAACAGTTTTTCATTATCGGCATCTTCTAACATGGATCATAAGCTGATTCTAAGTACTAATGTAAATGTGGTACATAGTTATGCCGATAATAGGCCAGCGTCCAACAGAGGTGCTAACCCCTTACAATATGCATATAGTACTCCTAGTAATATAGATCTTGGGATATTAAGGGATTATGATTTACCAGGTACGGATGTATTGACGATTTTACCAGGTTATGATAATCCCTACTTTTTGGCAAATGAGATAAATAATAGTTATTCCAGATTTAGGATCTTTGGGAATGTGGCCTTGGATTGGGTTGTTTCTCCCGCTTTTAAATTGAGGACTAGTTATAATATGAATAGTTTTAATCAGACTCAAGAAACTAAAATGGCTCCAGGGTATAGCAGGGAGACCAATAATGGAACCTATGGTATTGCTAAAAGTGAAGGTCTGGAGACTAACATCGATGTATTGGCAACCTATACAAAGGATTTTGGTAATTTCGATTTTAGTCTTTCCGGTGGTGGAAACTTAATGTACCAAAAGAACACGGGGCTTAGTAATTCTGCATTCTCTGGGGTTGGACTTATTGTTCCAAACTTGTTTACGGTAAAGAATATTGCTCCTACGGCTTTGAACTACTCTAGTTTCTTTAGTGAACGAGGAATTAATAGTGTGTATGCCTTGGCCAATTTCGGATTTTGGGATATGCTTTATTTAGATGTGGGTGCGCGGAACGACTGGGCAAGTACCTTGCCCATAGACAACAGGTCTTATTTTTATCCTTCCGCCTCCTTGAGTTTCTTGCTAAGCGAGGTCGTGGATATTCCTAAGGTGGATCTTTTTAAACTTAGAGGAGGTTGGGCGAGAGCGGGTAATGACACCAGCCCCTATCAGTTGGGGGCGTATTACAATAATGCCGGGGTATGGGACAATGCAGTGCTATATAGCGCTTCTGGAGGTTTAAGTACACCTACATTGGAACCAGAGGAAGCCACCTCAAAAGAATTTGGTGTGGATTTGACCATGTTCAACAATAGGTTTCGATTTGAAGGAACTTACTATACGGTTGAAAACAGAAATCAAATTGTACCCAATATTACCATCCCTGGATCTTCAGGATATAGTAGTGTGAGTATTAATGCTGGAGCCCTGGAAAGTAAGGGTTGGGAACTCTCTCTAGGTGTAACTCCCATTAGAACGGAGAACTTTAATTGGGATTTGAATTTTAATTTCACTAAGAATGAATCTAAAATTTTGGAATTGTCTGACGGTGTAGATTATATTGAATTTTGGAGTGAAAACAAAAGTAAGTCACGAGGTTATGTGGCTAACCCAGCCACCGGAGAAGATGGCTTGCTTGGAAATATATATTCCTTGGAAAAATTAAGAGTTACCGATGCAAATTCCCCCTATTTTGGATATCCTTTGATAGATCCCGATGAAGGAGAATGGTTGCCTCAAGAAGAATTGGTTAAAGTGGGAAACTACAATCCAGATTTTATTTTGGGACTGCAATCCAGTTTTTCGTACAAGAACTTTACATTGAACATGACCTTCGATTGGCGTTCTGGCGGACAGTATATGTCTCAAACCTCCAGATATATGACAGAAGATGGTTTTGGGGGACAACTTTTGGAAATGGTAAACCCGGGTATTGCCCAGCCAGGACCTGAACTTAAACAGTGGGTATTAGACAATGCAGGGGAATTTATTTTCAGTGAAGATCTTAGGTCTATAGGTGGTACACCAGGTAACGGGGGTCTTCCCGAATCTTTTGGGGGTTCTGTAGTTTACGACGGTGTTTTTGATGCAGGAGTTATTGGGACTTATGATGGAAACGGCAACTTTGTATTGGTCAGTGAAAACCTTGGAAATGTGGGTACCTTATTTATGCCATTTTCCTATTCCCATCCATGGGCATTTGGAACACAGCATATGTTCGATGCAGATTATATAAAACTTAGGGAAGTATCTATAGGCTATGATCTTCCTAAAAAGCTTTTATCTAGAACAGGCTTGGATAATGTTAGTGTATCTGTTTACAGTAGAAATATTATGTTGTGGACCAAGGATTCGGCTTTCGGAATAGATCCAGAAAGGGCATTTCAGGCCGAAACGGGTAAAGATAAAAGAGGCACTCAGTTTAAGCAGGGTGTTGAGCGCTATAATGTGGATCCATGGGTTGTCCCAGTTGGTTTTAAAATTGGTATAACATTTTAA
- a CDS encoding SusD/RagB family nutrient-binding outer membrane lipoprotein — protein MMYQIINKIAILVLGLIVLVSCHGLEDLNENPNQIGSDNVDPNLLIATVISGTAKNVVDLGFGDIAGVMQHTQKDGWSGGHNSYDWSNGSFNWNGYYSLLTNDKTLLKKAEVDNLEFHIGVGLVMKAYLFGMISDLYGDAPYTNALRGDEGVEFFDTAFDNQKVIYTGILSDLDRANSLLSKNQDAYFSILENQDILYSGDVAKWRKFANSLALRYYMRLSEKEPGIAEAGIKNITSNPSQYPLIMNASDDANVDYVGSSGADSWPSTTKFSSDPAGNYFRIKMSATLVDALLALDDPRLGVWANKIEIPLVLATGEPENTDQIRNGERYVGQKLVDDHLEIVGVPVNYNKDYVGLPTAIPFGGSFNLRVNPAQGTYNPSVSQLNDIYKEAKGPLLKSRLISAAEVNFILAEAALKGWVSGSAENYYNEGIKQSFEAWGIGDEYANYMAGISFGGLGDIMEQKWIASWTSATQSWFDYRRTGLPNLTTGPSSKRAAIPLRFYYNIDEINSNTENANDAIDKLEPTQFTAPDSNNSAWSKMWLLQGTGKPY, from the coding sequence ATGATGTATCAGATAATAAATAAAATAGCCATATTGGTTTTGGGACTCATCGTTTTAGTGTCCTGCCACGGCTTAGAGGACTTAAATGAAAATCCTAATCAAATAGGATCGGACAATGTGGATCCCAATCTTTTGATTGCCACTGTAATTTCAGGAACGGCCAAGAATGTGGTTGATTTGGGATTCGGGGATATTGCTGGGGTGATGCAGCATACCCAAAAAGATGGTTGGTCCGGAGGACATAATTCCTACGATTGGAGCAATGGATCCTTTAATTGGAACGGCTATTATAGCCTTTTGACAAATGATAAAACCCTGCTAAAGAAAGCTGAAGTAGATAATTTGGAGTTTCATATCGGAGTGGGATTGGTTATGAAGGCCTATTTATTCGGAATGATTTCCGACCTCTATGGTGATGCACCATATACCAATGCGCTAAGAGGGGATGAAGGGGTTGAGTTTTTTGATACCGCCTTTGATAACCAAAAGGTAATCTATACGGGTATCTTATCGGATTTGGATAGGGCGAATAGTTTATTGTCCAAAAATCAAGATGCTTATTTTAGTATTCTAGAAAATCAGGATATCCTTTATAGTGGCGATGTTGCTAAATGGAGGAAATTTGCCAATTCATTAGCACTTCGCTATTACATGCGACTATCAGAAAAGGAGCCAGGGATAGCAGAAGCAGGAATTAAAAATATTACTTCTAATCCAAGTCAATATCCATTGATCATGAACGCTTCCGATGATGCTAATGTAGATTATGTTGGTTCAAGTGGAGCCGATTCATGGCCATCAACAACCAAATTTAGTAGTGATCCAGCTGGAAACTATTTTAGAATTAAAATGTCGGCAACCTTGGTAGATGCTTTGCTGGCTTTGGATGACCCTAGATTGGGGGTTTGGGCCAATAAGATAGAAATACCTTTGGTTTTAGCTACAGGAGAGCCTGAGAATACGGATCAAATTCGCAACGGGGAAAGATATGTTGGCCAAAAATTGGTTGATGATCATTTGGAGATTGTAGGGGTACCTGTAAACTATAATAAAGATTATGTGGGATTGCCAACTGCCATTCCTTTCGGAGGCTCATTTAACTTAAGGGTAAATCCGGCCCAAGGAACTTATAATCCTTCTGTTTCCCAGTTAAATGATATTTATAAGGAAGCTAAGGGCCCCTTGTTAAAGTCGAGATTGATTTCTGCAGCCGAGGTTAACTTTATTTTGGCGGAGGCAGCACTTAAAGGTTGGGTGTCCGGAAGTGCAGAGAATTACTATAACGAGGGTATTAAGCAGTCTTTTGAGGCTTGGGGTATTGGAGATGAGTATGCCAATTATATGGCAGGAATAAGCTTTGGAGGCTTGGGGGATATTATGGAGCAAAAATGGATAGCTAGTTGGACTTCTGCGACCCAATCTTGGTTCGATTACAGAAGGACGGGCTTGCCTAACCTTACCACAGGGCCATCAAGCAAACGTGCTGCAATTCCACTGAGATTTTATTATAATATCGATGAAATTAATAGCAATACTGAAAATGCTAATGATGCCATTGATAAGTTGGAGCCAACACAATTTACCGCACCAGATAGTAATAACAGCGCATGGTCCAAAATGTGGTTGCTGCAGGGTACGGGAAAACCGTATTAA
- a CDS encoding exo-alpha-sialidase: protein MNRLIAIQNRYRTYLCYLVLFFISVTLFAQKQQYGEEYIFPFQGQHVHSSSIVELPNGDLMSCWFQGSGERNSNDVVINGSKLKKGSKTWSEPFLLADTPGQPDCNPVLFLDAKGKLYLFWIVVQANQWERSILKYKVASDYMQSDIPKWEWQDVILLKPDESFEKTIEEQFNKMGSRGLTWAEYAPKYENMILEAAKDKTKKETGWMTRIHPIVLPSGRILLPLYSDGYNLSLIGISDDDGATWQPSLPIVGYGNIQPSIVQKKDGSLIAYMRDNGDAPGRILESTSTDEGYSWTAATESNIPNPGTSVETLVLNNGDWIMVYNDLESGRYSLAVSLSDDEGKTWKWSRSLEMESNKDGSFSYPSMIQSSDGLVHITYSYHIKGNKTIKHVAFPSKWIKE, encoded by the coding sequence ATGAATAGATTGATTGCCATCCAAAATAGGTACAGAACCTACCTTTGTTATTTAGTTTTATTTTTTATATCCGTTACTCTTTTTGCACAAAAACAGCAGTATGGAGAGGAGTACATCTTTCCTTTTCAAGGGCAACATGTGCACTCTAGTTCTATCGTAGAACTTCCAAACGGTGACCTTATGTCGTGCTGGTTTCAAGGTTCTGGTGAACGCAATTCCAATGATGTAGTCATAAATGGTTCCAAATTAAAAAAAGGAAGCAAGACATGGAGTGAACCTTTCTTATTGGCCGACACGCCTGGCCAACCAGATTGTAACCCTGTGCTTTTTTTGGATGCGAAAGGGAAATTATACCTGTTCTGGATTGTGGTTCAGGCCAATCAATGGGAGCGGTCTATATTAAAATATAAGGTAGCTTCAGATTATATGCAATCGGATATCCCGAAATGGGAATGGCAGGATGTTATCCTTTTAAAACCCGATGAATCTTTTGAAAAGACCATAGAGGAACAGTTTAATAAAATGGGTTCTAGAGGCCTTACATGGGCAGAATATGCGCCAAAATACGAAAATATGATCCTAGAGGCCGCAAAGGATAAGACTAAAAAAGAAACTGGATGGATGACGCGGATCCATCCCATTGTACTCCCCTCTGGGCGAATCCTATTGCCACTTTATTCGGATGGTTATAATCTTTCCCTGATCGGTATATCTGATGATGATGGTGCCACTTGGCAACCTAGTTTGCCTATTGTGGGCTATGGCAATATTCAGCCTAGTATTGTGCAAAAGAAAGACGGAAGTCTAATAGCTTATATGCGCGATAATGGGGATGCACCAGGAAGGATTTTGGAAAGTACTTCCACGGACGAAGGCTATTCTTGGACAGCAGCAACCGAATCCAATATTCCAAATCCAGGCACCAGTGTAGAAACCTTGGTGCTTAATAATGGCGATTGGATTATGGTCTACAACGATTTGGAATCGGGGAGATACAGTTTGGCCGTAAGCCTATCGGATGATGAAGGAAAAACTTGGAAATGGAGTCGGTCTCTTGAAATGGAAAGCAATAAAGACGGGTCGTTTTCCTATCCGTCCATGATTCAATCCAGTGATGGATTGGTCCATATTACCTACTCCTATCACATAAAGGGGAATAAAACCATAAAGCATGTAGCCTTTCCATCGAAATGGATAAAGGAATAA